Proteins encoded within one genomic window of Companilactobacillus zhachilii:
- a CDS encoding sulfite exporter TauE/SafE family protein has product MLKIIIYALIIFIANTIGAVSGMGGGLIIKPALQLIDLDNVILINFYSSFAVFIMSISSTWKQLRSNNKISIGTAVYLSLGSVVGGILGDQSFKLMHSFIGSDKSVVVQMILVIISLIISLLLLCGRIKPLYLQGSILMLIVGLFLGWLATLLGIGGGPINIAVFIFLFGIGMRQATIYSIITIFFSQGAKLIQALITRNVFGIDPLLLVAISFAAVFGGLIGAKISNSIDERCIVTVYNAVVFLVLILDSINLVEYLIL; this is encoded by the coding sequence ATGCTTAAAATTATAATTTATGCGTTGATTATTTTTATAGCTAATACTATTGGCGCAGTATCCGGTATGGGTGGGGGACTAATTATAAAACCTGCACTTCAGTTAATAGACTTAGACAATGTCATCTTGATTAATTTTTACTCAAGTTTTGCCGTTTTTATAATGTCTATCAGTTCGACTTGGAAACAGTTGCGTTCGAACAATAAAATTAGTATCGGTACAGCAGTATATTTATCCTTGGGTTCTGTAGTAGGTGGTATATTAGGTGATCAGAGTTTCAAATTAATGCATTCTTTTATTGGCAGTGACAAAAGTGTCGTTGTGCAAATGATTCTCGTCATAATTTCGCTCATTATCTCACTTTTGTTATTGTGTGGAAGGATTAAGCCATTGTATTTACAAGGAAGCATTTTAATGCTGATTGTCGGCCTTTTTTTGGGCTGGTTAGCGACGCTTTTGGGTATCGGTGGAGGACCAATAAATATTGCAGTTTTTATTTTCCTGTTTGGTATAGGAATGAGGCAAGCAACAATTTATTCTATTATTACAATATTTTTTAGTCAGGGCGCCAAGCTAATACAAGCATTAATTACGAGAAATGTGTTTGGAATTGATCCGTTATTGCTTGTAGCGATATCATTTGCCGCTGTGTTTGGCGGATTGATTGGAGCTAAAATTAGCAATAGTATTGACGAAAGGTGCATTGTCACTGTTTATAATGCTGTCGTGTTTTTGGTTTTAATTTTGGATAGTATCAACTTGGTTGAATATTTGATTCTATAA
- a CDS encoding formylglycine-generating enzyme family protein gives MKLKQLTGGTFLMGTDDKHGFSEDYEGPATKVNVGSFKIGVTTVTNKEFNEFIQATGYKTTAEKYGSSFVFHILVDEEKKSEYDHVAGAPWWLVVPGADWNHPFGPNSSNEDLMNHPVVHVSLQDALAFCKWSNTTLPTESQWEYAARGGVSTEYPWGTSLTENNQFHANTWQGEFPWENSKEDGFIGTAPVESYEPNNNGLYQMIGNVWEWCRNPRYVLLDDFNTNGYELNEAPDKGEFAIRGGSFLCHCSYCNRYRLPARNGVDCHSTSSHLGFRCVKQDA, from the coding sequence TTGAAATTAAAACAGTTAACTGGTGGAACTTTTTTAATGGGAACTGATGATAAGCATGGATTTTCTGAAGATTATGAAGGCCCAGCCACAAAGGTAAATGTGGGCTCATTTAAAATTGGAGTTACTACTGTTACCAACAAGGAATTTAATGAATTCATTCAGGCAACAGGTTATAAAACGACTGCTGAAAAATATGGTTCGTCATTCGTTTTTCATATTCTTGTTGATGAGGAGAAAAAAAGCGAATATGATCACGTTGCAGGAGCACCGTGGTGGTTAGTGGTTCCTGGAGCAGATTGGAATCATCCATTTGGCCCTAATAGTTCTAATGAAGATTTAATGAATCATCCAGTAGTACACGTATCGTTGCAGGATGCATTAGCTTTTTGCAAATGGTCTAATACTACATTGCCAACAGAATCTCAATGGGAGTATGCTGCCAGAGGCGGTGTTTCGACAGAATATCCTTGGGGAACTAGTTTAACTGAAAATAATCAGTTTCACGCCAATACATGGCAAGGAGAATTTCCTTGGGAAAATAGTAAGGAAGATGGTTTTATTGGAACAGCACCAGTAGAATCGTATGAACCTAATAACAATGGCTTATATCAGATGATTGGGAATGTTTGGGAATGGTGTCGTAATCCTAGATATGTACTTTTAGATGATTTTAATACTAATGGTTATGAATTAAATGAAGCGCCTGATAAGGGAGAATTTGCGATTAGAGGAGGTTCATTCTTATGCCATTGCTCGTACTGTAACAGATATAGGTTACCTGCTCGAAATGGAGTAGATTGTCATTCAACAAGCAGTCATCTAGGTTTTAGATGTGTGAAACAAGATGCTTAA
- a CDS encoding arylsulfatase, which yields MRAEALSYNDVNHFASTPTLDMMASQGYNFENAFSPVPSCVPARAALLTGMDQEQTGRVGYEDEVPWNFTNTLPQAFSDMGYQTECIGKMHVYPSRKRLGYDHVLLHDGYLHEDRKYDKPYGSQFEYSDDYLDFLKSSLGHDTDIIDDGVNCNSWEARPWPYPEKYHPTNWVVSESIKFLQRRDPTVPFFLKMSFEKPHAPLNPPQYYFDMYMDRLPKDIDLHIGNWETLKDEIPSIYALRGKLKEDDERRMVAAYLGLITHIDNQISRFLTSLKEFRNDKDTIIWFVSDHGDQLGEHYLFRKAYPYNGSIHVPSFIYDPGNLIAAKNHKIKQLVKIQDIFPSIVDLALDKNVKTDGKSVKQLLFGDYEGWRTNFHGEHNLGNDSSQYILTDNYKFIWFPVRDEYQLFDVQKDPNEKNNLISEKKYSPVVADLEKKLVEFLKGRQEDFVVDGKLTKVPLSKIVATLDFAKGNSN from the coding sequence ATGCGAGCAGAAGCATTATCATACAATGATGTTAATCATTTTGCTAGTACACCCACCTTAGATATGATGGCTAGCCAAGGGTATAATTTTGAAAATGCCTTTTCCCCCGTTCCAAGTTGTGTTCCTGCAAGAGCGGCGTTACTAACTGGTATGGATCAGGAACAAACTGGTCGTGTTGGCTATGAAGATGAAGTGCCATGGAATTTTACGAATACTTTGCCACAAGCATTTTCCGATATGGGATATCAAACCGAGTGTATTGGTAAAATGCATGTTTATCCATCTAGAAAGAGACTAGGTTATGATCATGTTTTATTACATGATGGATATCTGCATGAAGATAGAAAGTACGATAAACCATATGGCTCTCAGTTTGAATATTCAGATGATTATCTAGATTTTTTAAAAAGTAGTTTAGGACATGATACTGACATAATTGATGATGGCGTTAATTGTAATTCGTGGGAAGCACGTCCTTGGCCATACCCAGAGAAATATCATCCTACTAATTGGGTTGTTTCAGAATCAATAAAATTTCTTCAAAGACGGGACCCTACGGTTCCGTTTTTCTTGAAGATGTCGTTTGAAAAACCTCATGCACCGTTGAATCCACCACAATATTATTTTGATATGTATATGGATAGGTTACCCAAAGATATTGATTTACATATTGGTAATTGGGAAACATTAAAGGATGAGATTCCTAGTATTTATGCTCTTCGAGGAAAATTAAAAGAAGATGATGAACGAAGAATGGTTGCTGCCTATCTGGGACTAATCACGCATATTGATAATCAAATAAGCAGATTTTTGACATCATTAAAAGAATTCAGAAACGACAAGGACACGATTATTTGGTTTGTATCTGATCATGGTGATCAGCTAGGTGAGCATTATCTTTTCAGAAAAGCCTATCCATACAATGGAAGTATTCATGTGCCATCCTTTATTTATGATCCCGGTAATTTAATTGCTGCTAAAAATCATAAGATTAAACAATTGGTTAAGATTCAAGATATTTTTCCGTCTATTGTCGATTTAGCGTTGGATAAAAATGTTAAGACTGACGGTAAAAGTGTTAAGCAATTATTGTTTGGTGATTATGAAGGCTGGAGAACCAATTTCCATGGTGAACATAATTTAGGGAATGATTCTAGCCAATATATTTTAACGGATAACTATAAATTTATTTGGTTTCCGGTAAGAGATGAATATCAGTTATTTGACGTGCAGAAAGATCCAAATGAAAAGAATAATCTTATTTCCGAAAAGAAATATAGTCCAGTAGTTGCTGATTTGGAGAAGAAGTTGGTTGAGTTTTTGAAGGGACGTCAAGAGGATTTCGTAGTTGATGGTAAATTGACAAAGGTACCCTTGAGTAAAATTGTTGCTACTTTAGACTTTGCTAAAGGTAATTCTAATTAG
- a CDS encoding PTS system mannose/fructose/sorbose family transporter subunit IID yields the protein MTKERPKLTKADIRRVNLRYMYSSQLGWNYERMMNLAYAHAIYPAMNKLYGDDPEALKDMMRVEMQFFNTSPVLLPTIMGVDLAIQNDAGTESKEAVAAIKTGLMGPFAAVGDSLFGAVIPTIMGSLAAYMGLKGNPIGAILWLLVACAIIILRLFEMPFAFKQGKKIIGSMGNMLQNLTESASLLGVLVIGGLIPSVVKVIVPFKLVIGKKTMDIQTEVLDQILPALVPIALVALAYWMLGRKHMNSSRVIWIFLILSIIFYSLKILGVPTA from the coding sequence ATGACTAAAGAACGTCCAAAATTAACCAAAGCTGATATTAGACGTGTCAATTTAAGGTATATGTATAGTTCACAACTTGGTTGGAACTATGAAAGAATGATGAATTTAGCTTATGCTCATGCTATTTATCCGGCTATGAACAAACTTTATGGAGATGATCCAGAAGCTCTGAAAGATATGATGCGTGTGGAAATGCAATTCTTCAATACCAGCCCTGTTTTGTTACCAACAATCATGGGTGTAGATTTAGCTATTCAAAATGATGCAGGAACAGAGTCAAAAGAAGCAGTGGCAGCTATTAAAACAGGTCTGATGGGACCATTTGCAGCTGTAGGAGATTCATTATTTGGAGCAGTTATACCAACAATTATGGGCTCTCTAGCCGCGTACATGGGGTTAAAAGGAAATCCGATTGGTGCTATTCTCTGGTTGCTTGTAGCCTGTGCCATCATTATTTTGCGGCTATTTGAAATGCCATTTGCATTTAAACAAGGTAAAAAGATTATTGGTTCCATGGGAAATATGCTCCAAAATTTAACAGAGTCTGCAAGTCTATTGGGTGTTTTAGTTATTGGTGGATTAATTCCTTCAGTTGTTAAAGTTATCGTTCCATTCAAGTTAGTAATTGGAAAAAAGACTATGGATATTCAAACAGAAGTGCTTGATCAAATTTTACCAGCCTTAGTTCCGATTGCTTTAGTGGCGCTGGCGTACTGGATGTTAGGTAGAAAACATATGAATTCAAGTCGTGTTATTTGGATCTTTTTAATTCTTTCAATTATTTTCTACTCATTAAAGATTTTGGGGGTTCCAACCGCTTAA
- a CDS encoding PTS mannose/fructose/sorbose/N-acetylgalactosamine transporter subunit IIC produces MASNISVIQIILLTILATLCALDAYLFAGFQLSKPIIAGFLAGIIMGDMETGLIVGATLQLMVLGIGTFGGASIPDFASGAIIGTALGVVSGKGIEFAIGVSVPVGLLLVQLDILARFIAIYFTHRADKHVERGEYNKMSMDAWLTLIPYGLSRALPVGLSLAFGNSVVKLVLDYAPDWLMGGLKLAGAVLPVVGIAILLHYLPVKKFAPYLIVGYFLAAYLKIPMMGIAIVGLIAAMIYYKNISNKVAQPVGFDGNENDEDEDEEE; encoded by the coding sequence ATGGCATCTAATATTTCTGTTATACAAATAATTTTACTCACTATTTTAGCAACATTATGTGCTTTAGATGCATACTTATTTGCAGGTTTTCAATTAAGTAAACCGATTATTGCTGGATTTTTGGCGGGAATAATCATGGGAGATATGGAAACTGGTTTGATAGTTGGTGCTACGCTTCAATTGATGGTTCTTGGTATTGGTACTTTTGGTGGCGCTTCAATTCCGGATTTTGCTTCGGGTGCCATTATTGGGACAGCTCTAGGTGTTGTAAGTGGAAAAGGAATAGAATTTGCCATTGGGGTTTCTGTTCCAGTAGGTTTACTACTAGTACAATTAGATATTTTAGCAAGATTTATCGCTATTTACTTTACTCACAGAGCAGATAAACATGTTGAACGTGGTGAATACAATAAAATGAGTATGGATGCATGGTTAACTTTGATTCCGTATGGACTATCACGTGCGTTACCCGTTGGCTTATCCTTGGCCTTTGGTAATAGTGTTGTAAAATTAGTCCTTGATTATGCTCCAGATTGGTTAATGGGCGGACTTAAGCTGGCCGGTGCGGTACTTCCCGTAGTTGGTATTGCAATTTTGCTACATTATTTACCAGTTAAAAAGTTTGCTCCTTATTTAATAGTTGGGTACTTCTTGGCAGCATATTTAAAGATTCCTATGATGGGGATTGCTATTGTTGGGCTAATTGCTGCAATGATTTATTACAAAAATATTAGTAATAAGGTTGCTCAACCTGTAGGTTTTGATGGTAATGAAAATGATGAAGACGAAGATGAAGAGGAATAG
- a CDS encoding LacI family DNA-binding transcriptional regulator gives MSTINDVATKAGVSNATVSRVLNNDQTLQVSPETRKKYLK, from the coding sequence ATGAGTACAATCAATGATGTGGCTACGAAGGCTGGTGTTTCCAATGCTACGGTATCAAGGGTTTTAAACAATGATCAAACACTCCAAGTAAGCCCTGAAACAAGAAAAAAATATTTGAAGTAG
- a CDS encoding substrate-binding domain-containing protein, which yields MYYLSIRWGVEKRLRENNYEIQNVFSYDEFDYNKKIDGIIAIGKYSSSQISNLKSLHIPLVVVDSDTMRYEISCVITDFDSSVFKTVSHFISNGHKRIGMIAGQEKTTDNENICDERELSFKKYMSINKLLNPEYIFKGPFNIDSGYDLMNKAIKKLGRNLPTAFFVASDELAVGAIRALEEQHISVPDRVSIIGFNGSAIDQYLSPSLSTIDVDKKEMGADAVDLLLKLKNKKLKHPVKLTIGTKLLLRESSNSLKNEGY from the coding sequence TTGTATTATCTTTCCATTCGCTGGGGAGTAGAAAAGCGTCTTCGAGAAAATAATTACGAAATCCAAAATGTTTTCTCATATGACGAATTTGATTATAATAAAAAAATTGATGGAATCATCGCTATCGGAAAATATAGTTCATCTCAAATATCAAATCTAAAGTCTTTACACATTCCTTTAGTAGTAGTGGATTCGGATACTATGCGTTATGAAATTAGTTGCGTTATAACGGACTTTGACAGTTCTGTTTTCAAAACAGTCAGTCACTTTATTAGCAATGGTCATAAGAGAATCGGAATGATTGCTGGTCAGGAAAAAACAACCGACAATGAAAATATCTGCGATGAACGTGAATTATCATTTAAAAAGTATATGTCAATAAATAAATTACTAAATCCTGAATACATATTTAAAGGACCATTTAATATTGACAGTGGATACGACCTTATGAATAAAGCGATTAAAAAGCTGGGGAGAAATCTCCCCACTGCTTTTTTCGTCGCCAGTGATGAACTTGCTGTCGGTGCAATAAGGGCATTAGAAGAACAGCATATAAGTGTACCTGATCGTGTCAGTATCATAGGATTTAATGGTTCCGCAATAGACCAATATTTATCACCCAGTTTAAGCACTATAGACGTCGACAAAAAAGAAATGGGCGCAGACGCCGTCGACCTATTGCTTAAATTAAAGAACAAAAAATTGAAACATCCAGTTAAATTAACAATTGGAACAAAATTACTACTTAGAGAAAGTAGCAATTCTTTAAAAAATGAAGGATACTGA
- a CDS encoding aldo/keto reductase, translated as MKQLYIGDTNWQASAVALGIMRMNSLTPEQAANDLDVAVASGINYIDSADIYGGGDSEKVFGAALKQSGVNRDDIYIQSKGGIITGKSYDFSKQHIIDAVNGSLERMGIDYLDSFLLHRPDPLMEPEEVAEAFDDLQKSGKVRHFGVSNFNPQQYLLVQEAVDQRLMINQLQFSIMHTGMIDFGMHTNMTDTRSINHDGGILEFSRRMGVTIQAWSPFQYGMFAGTFINNDKFPELNKILQELADKYSVSKNAIAAAWILRHPANIQVVIGTMNPEHITDSAKGGDVELTKQEWYDVYFAAGNDLP; from the coding sequence ATGAAACAACTTTATATTGGCGATACAAATTGGCAGGCATCTGCTGTGGCTCTAGGTATTATGCGAATGAACAGCTTGACTCCAGAACAGGCTGCTAATGATTTAGACGTTGCTGTGGCTAGCGGAATTAACTATATTGATTCGGCTGATATTTATGGCGGCGGAGATTCAGAAAAAGTTTTCGGTGCTGCCTTAAAGCAAAGTGGTGTGAACCGCGATGATATCTACATTCAGTCAAAGGGTGGCATCATCACTGGCAAAAGTTATGACTTCTCCAAACAACATATAATTGATGCTGTAAATGGATCATTGGAGAGAATGGGTATTGATTATTTAGATTCATTCTTACTACATCGTCCAGATCCATTGATGGAGCCAGAAGAAGTGGCCGAAGCTTTTGATGATTTACAAAAATCCGGAAAAGTTCGCCATTTTGGTGTTTCAAACTTTAATCCTCAACAGTATTTATTAGTTCAAGAAGCAGTTGATCAAAGATTAATGATCAATCAGTTGCAATTTAGTATCATGCATACAGGTATGATTGATTTCGGGATGCATACTAACATGACCGATACACGTTCAATCAATCATGATGGTGGAATTCTTGAATTTTCAAGACGTATGGGCGTAACAATTCAAGCTTGGTCACCATTCCAATACGGGATGTTTGCCGGAACATTTATAAACAATGATAAGTTCCCAGAATTAAACAAGATTTTACAAGAGTTAGCTGATAAGTATAGCGTAAGTAAAAATGCGATTGCAGCTGCCTGGATTCTTAGACATCCAGCTAATATTCAAGTGGTGATTGGAACAATGAATCCGGAACATATCACTGATAGTGCTAAGGGTGGAGACGTTGAGTTAACTAAACAAGAATGGTATGACGTTTACTTTGCTGCTGGTAATGATTTGCCATAG
- a CDS encoding FMN-dependent NADH-azoreductase, producing the protein MSKVLVIYAHPETAKGSSTHELYKHFINSYTAKNPNDEIIVHNISEYMPFRLDKLAISIYNKNLAKSDLTPDEIRLSESRDKWLDEFIHADKYVFANPMYNLFIPAEMKRYIDMIMQAGKTFHYDDKGLSVGDLHGKKAIHLQSSGGNYHNDLIQNDAMIYDLGDQYLQTMLHMMGVDDYSAVFAEGMDKDPMHTIEILDNAYAKAELAGKEF; encoded by the coding sequence ATGTCAAAGGTACTCGTAATCTATGCTCATCCTGAAACTGCCAAGGGATCTTCAACCCATGAGCTTTACAAACACTTTATCAATTCATATACTGCCAAAAATCCTAACGACGAAATTATCGTCCACAACATTTCTGAATATATGCCGTTCAGATTGGATAAATTAGCTATTTCTATTTACAATAAAAATCTCGCCAAGAGTGACTTAACTCCTGATGAAATTCGTTTGAGCGAATCACGTGATAAATGGTTGGATGAATTTATTCACGCCGACAAATATGTTTTCGCTAACCCTATGTATAATCTCTTCATCCCTGCCGAAATGAAACGTTACATCGATATGATTATGCAAGCTGGTAAAACTTTCCATTATGATGACAAGGGATTATCTGTTGGTGACTTACATGGTAAAAAAGCTATCCACCTACAATCAAGTGGCGGCAATTATCACAATGATCTAATTCAAAATGATGCCATGATTTACGATTTAGGTGATCAATACTTACAAACAATGCTCCATATGATGGGGGTTGACGATTATTCCGCCGTATTCGCTGAAGGTATGGATAAAGACCCAATGCACACAATCGAAATTCTCGATAATGCGTATGCTAAAGCTGAATTAGCTGGCAAAGAGTTCTAG
- a CDS encoding NFACT RNA binding domain-containing protein: MSTEQKSISAEVIEAMKWQIDHTQKQIASLKKAEKRVGDAEILQVKGTLLKTYANQIDLNKGYAVLPDYSHPGKDLTVYLDNKKTIMENAEEYFHQYHRDKRGLDTIKQHLVQAQSDLAKQLKRQANFNPDDESQAKVVKQQLIDEDAIKTEILHSSKAPEPAHPRRFYTTDNVLVEVGKNSVQNDHLTLTAKKDYYWMHVSELAGSHVVIHSTDPSEQTLLEAASLAAYYSKGRGLKQVPVDVLKVRQLHKPKGAKPGLVLFTGKADTLTVYPDGKMAEKLAEKK, from the coding sequence ATGTCTACTGAACAAAAATCTATTTCTGCCGAAGTTATCGAAGCTATGAAGTGGCAAATAGATCATACTCAAAAACAAATTGCTTCATTAAAGAAAGCCGAAAAGCGAGTTGGAGATGCCGAAATATTACAAGTTAAAGGCACCCTTCTCAAAACATATGCTAATCAAATCGATTTGAACAAAGGCTATGCTGTGTTACCTGATTATAGTCATCCTGGCAAAGATTTGACGGTTTACCTGGATAACAAGAAAACTATTATGGAAAATGCTGAGGAGTATTTCCACCAATATCATCGTGATAAACGCGGTCTAGATACGATTAAACAACATTTAGTTCAGGCCCAATCAGACCTCGCTAAACAATTAAAGCGTCAAGCTAACTTTAATCCTGACGATGAATCTCAAGCAAAAGTTGTCAAACAACAACTGATTGATGAAGATGCTATTAAGACAGAAATTTTACATTCATCTAAAGCCCCAGAACCAGCTCATCCCCGCCGTTTTTACACAACTGATAATGTTCTAGTTGAAGTAGGAAAAAACAGTGTCCAAAATGACCACTTAACATTGACCGCTAAAAAAGACTACTACTGGATGCATGTTAGTGAACTGGCTGGCTCCCATGTTGTCATCCACAGTACTGACCCTAGTGAACAAACATTACTAGAAGCTGCCAGTTTAGCGGCTTATTACAGTAAAGGCCGTGGCTTAAAGCAAGTTCCAGTTGACGTTTTAAAAGTACGACAACTACATAAACCCAAAGGTGCTAAGCCGGGATTAGTGTTATTCACTGGTAAAGCTGATACCTTAACGGTCTATCCTGACGGTAAAATGGCTGAAAAATTAGCCGAAAAAAAATAG
- a CDS encoding glycoside hydrolase family 13 protein, which yields MAYSDWWKKSVVYQVYPRSYQDSNGDGIGDLPGLTSRLPYIKDLGADVIWLNPIYKSPDKDNGYDISDYRSIQPEYGTMDDFDQMLQEAHVLGLKIMMDLVVNHTSDQNKWFQESKKSKDNPYRDYYIWRDPVDGHAPNNWGSYFNGSTWKFDETTGQYYLHLFADGQPDLNWENPKVRDEVWDIMRFWLDKGVDGFRMDVINLISKPAGLPDGPKAPDEKYADVGKVVADGPRLNEFLQEMNQKVLSKYDVMTVGEMPDSTPEDAIKYTGLDSHELNMVFQFDHVGLAGNPDKRLGKWYDTPIKLTELKQSLSKWETELNGKGWNSLYWNNHDQPRAVSRFATDDPKYRVKAAKMLGTTLHMMQGTPYVYEGEELGMTNVHYTKLSQYEDLESLNAYHEFVDDEKIVDSASMLKYLSYKSRDNARTPMQWDENKNAGFTSGKPWFELNPNYKEINARNQIEDSESVFSYYKKLIDLRHNSDLIIYGDYELLDPEDEQVFAYKRRYNDKTLIVISNFTKDELTRDYGQSKGQLLIGNYDDDLDMEIRPYESKVYLFK from the coding sequence ATGGCATACAGTGATTGGTGGAAAAAATCAGTTGTTTATCAAGTTTATCCAAGAAGTTATCAAGATAGTAATGGCGATGGCATCGGTGATTTGCCTGGTTTGACGAGTCGGTTACCGTATATCAAGGATTTAGGCGCCGACGTAATTTGGCTTAACCCAATTTATAAATCTCCAGACAAAGATAATGGCTATGATATTAGTGATTATCGGAGTATCCAACCCGAATACGGTACAATGGATGACTTTGATCAGATGCTCCAAGAAGCCCATGTTTTAGGTCTCAAAATTATGATGGATTTAGTTGTTAATCACACATCTGACCAAAATAAGTGGTTCCAAGAAAGTAAGAAATCTAAGGACAATCCTTATCGTGATTACTACATTTGGCGTGATCCAGTTGATGGGCATGCTCCAAATAACTGGGGTTCTTATTTTAACGGTTCAACTTGGAAATTTGACGAGACGACTGGTCAATATTATTTACATCTCTTCGCCGACGGTCAACCAGATTTGAATTGGGAGAATCCTAAAGTTCGTGATGAAGTCTGGGATATTATGCGTTTTTGGCTTGATAAAGGCGTCGATGGTTTCAGAATGGACGTTATTAATTTGATTTCTAAGCCTGCTGGACTACCAGATGGTCCTAAAGCACCTGATGAAAAATATGCGGATGTTGGGAAAGTCGTTGCTGACGGACCACGTTTGAATGAATTTTTACAAGAAATGAATCAAAAGGTTCTTTCCAAATATGACGTGATGACCGTTGGTGAGATGCCAGATTCTACTCCTGAAGATGCCATTAAATATACTGGCCTTGATTCACATGAATTGAATATGGTCTTCCAATTTGATCATGTAGGGTTGGCTGGTAACCCTGATAAACGTTTAGGTAAGTGGTATGATACACCGATTAAGTTGACTGAACTGAAACAATCGTTGAGTAAGTGGGAAACTGAACTCAATGGTAAGGGTTGGAATAGTTTATATTGGAATAATCATGATCAACCACGAGCTGTTTCTCGTTTTGCAACTGATGATCCTAAATATCGAGTTAAAGCTGCTAAGATGTTAGGTACGACATTGCACATGATGCAAGGGACACCTTATGTTTATGAAGGTGAAGAACTAGGAATGACCAATGTTCATTACACGAAGCTTTCACAATATGAAGATTTGGAATCATTAAATGCTTACCATGAATTTGTTGATGATGAAAAAATTGTAGATTCGGCTTCAATGTTGAAGTATTTATCATATAAGTCACGTGATAATGCCAGAACGCCTATGCAATGGGATGAAAATAAGAATGCTGGGTTCACGAGTGGTAAACCATGGTTCGAGTTAAATCCTAATTACAAAGAAATTAATGCCCGTAATCAAATTGAAGATAGTGAATCAGTCTTTAGTTACTATAAGAAGCTGATTGATTTGCGCCACAATAGTGATTTAATTATCTATGGTGATTATGAATTGTTGGATCCAGAGGATGAACAGGTTTTTGCATATAAGCGTCGTTATAACGATAAAACTCTGATTGTTATCAGTAATTTCACTAAAGATGAATTGACGAGAGATTATGGTCAATCAAAGGGCCAGTTATTGATTGGTAACTATGATGATGATTTAGATATGGAAATTCGCCCTTATGAAAGTAAGGTTTACTTATTTAAATAG
- a CDS encoding YibE/F family protein, with the protein MLYLFLTFVVLLLMVTGTRGLTLLFGLGINVFSIIALLILIADGFNVLITTGIIAMVILVVAIYMNVDNPNTATTAFKTSLLIMVVILLITIPLEFWASAQGMAAENQDELEGFSLAAGLSYPQLAISIIVINSLGVISETSVAITSGLNEIVENKPTLTPSEIFNDGFSVGNKILNTQTNTLLFNFFASTFSLFFVIHSLGYKFTEILNDKLVVAEILTTLICTIGVILTVPVTSYLVYRKANRKVESH; encoded by the coding sequence ATGTTGTATTTATTTTTGACCTTTGTAGTTTTATTGTTGATGGTCACAGGAACAAGAGGTCTCACATTATTATTTGGTCTGGGAATCAATGTTTTTTCTATTATTGCGTTATTAATTTTGATAGCTGACGGGTTCAATGTTTTAATAACAACCGGCATTATTGCCATGGTTATTTTGGTTGTAGCGATTTACATGAACGTTGATAATCCTAATACTGCTACTACAGCTTTTAAAACGTCGTTGTTGATCATGGTCGTAATATTGTTAATTACGATTCCACTAGAATTTTGGGCCAGTGCACAAGGTATGGCAGCAGAAAATCAGGATGAACTGGAAGGCTTTTCTTTGGCGGCTGGACTGTCATATCCACAATTGGCAATTTCAATTATTGTTATTAATAGTTTAGGCGTTATTTCTGAAACGAGTGTAGCCATTACTAGTGGTTTGAATGAAATTGTCGAAAATAAACCCACGTTAACACCATCAGAAATTTTTAACGACGGTTTTTCTGTAGGTAATAAGATCTTGAATACCCAAACTAATACCTTACTGTTTAATTTCTTTGCTTCAACATTTTCGTTGTTCTTTGTCATTCATTCGTTAGGATATAAATTTACCGAGATTTTGAATGATAAACTAGTGGTCGCCGAGATTTTGACGACGTTGATTTGTACGATTGGAGTTATTTTGACTGTACCGGTTACTTCTTATTTGGTTTATCGTAAAGCAAATAGGAAGGTGGAAAGTCACTAA